The genomic interval GGACTAACAAACACAGTTTGGGAGTCCAACCACGACAAACGGCTGCCTGAGGGCGGTGGATCGGACGCTCCACCAATCACAGGGCAGCACCGACTTATATAAGCCCGGGCCGGAGCAAGACGGCATTGCAAAACTTGCTCTTTGGAATTTGAGTCTCTCTCCTTCTAGCAGGTTCTCCTTTCGCCATGTCGGAGACCGCTCCTGCAGAAACGGCCGCCCCGGCGCCGGTGGAGAAGTCTCCTGCCAAGAAGAAAGCAACCAAGAAGACCGCGAGCGGTGGAGCGGCGAAGCGCAAGGCTACCGGGCCCCCAGTTTCCGAGCTGATCACTAAGGCTGTCGCCGCCTCCAAAGAGCGCAATGGCCTTTCTTTGGCTGCGCTCAAGAAGGCGCTAGCAGCCGGTGGCTACGACGTGGAGAAGAACAATAGCCGCATCAAGCTGGGTCTCAAGAGCCTGGTGAGCAAGGGCACCCTGGTGCAGACCAAGGGCACCGGGGCTTCCGGCTCTTTCAAGCTCAACAAGAAGGCGGCTGCCGGGGAAGCCAAGCCCAAAGCCAAGAAAGCAGGGGCTGCTAAAGCGAAGAAACCCGCAGGGGCCACCCCTAAGAAACCCAAGAAGGCTGCAGGAGCAAAGAAAGCCGTTAAGAAGACGCCTAAGAAGGCGAAAAAGCCCGCGGCCTCTGGTGTCAAAAAAGTGGCCAAGAGCCCCAAGAAGGCCAAAACTGCGGCAAAGCCAAAGAAGGCTGCTAAGAGCCCCGCGAAGCCCAAGGCAGTGAAGCCAAAAGCGGCGAAACCCAAAACCTCCAAGCCTAAGGCAGCAAAACCCAAAGCTGCAAAGGCGAAGAAGGCGGCTCCTAAGAAGAAGTAGAAAGTTGACGCTTGAGAAGCAAACCCCAAAGGCTCTTTTCAGAGCCACCCAGAGATCTCTGGAAACAGCTGTGCACTATCTCCGCTCTCCAAGAGAATATTCCATCCGTAGATCTATTCCCGCTCTCCTTGCGTAAATAATTCCCATTTTCTTGCTACCAAGAGATAGACCCTGGTATATGAGGTAAAACTAGCACTGACAGCGGACGGAGGACGGAAGACCCTGATGACTGACTGCAGTACATGGCAGGCAACcgagagaatcccagggacaggacagCCTGGTAAGGATGCCGTTTATGGGgacgcaagagtcagacactactgaagcaacgtagcagacTAAGGTTAATACTACTGTCCCAGCTCCTCAGCAGAAAACGTAGGTGGCTCTGAAAAGAGCCTTTGGTTTGGCAGGCGTGGCTCTTGACGCCTTACTTGCCCTTGGCCTTGTGGTGGCTCTCGGTCTTCTTGGGCAGCAGCACCGCCTGGATGTTGGGCAGGACACCACCCTGAGCGATGGTGACTTTGCCCAGCAGCTTGTTGAGCTCCTCGTCGTTGCGGATGGCCAGCTGCAGGTGACGCGGGATGATGCGCGTCTTCTTGTTGTCCCGGGCCGCGTTGCCCGCCAGCTCTAAGATCTCGGCTGTCAGGTATTCCAGCACCGCCGCCAGGTACACCGGGGCCCCGGCCCCGACCCGCTCAGCGTAGTTACCCTTGCGGAGCAGGCGGTGCACTCGGCCTACGGGGAACTGGAGCCCGGCCCGCGAAGAGCGGGTCTTGGCCTTGGCGCGAGCTTTGCCGCCCTGCTTACCACGTCCAGACATACTACAACTCTTCAAGACTACAGCCGAAGGcactaaagtgaaagaaaagtgcaCATTTTATAGCTGCAGTTGGGCGCGAAAAAGAAGCTATTCCATTGGGTAAAGTTGCAGTTAATGTTGCAGAGTAAAGGGTAGGTCCTTAAAATGAGCGTTTTCATTGGACAAAATTGAATGTGATGTCACAACGAGTATTCGCCAATCAGACATAGAGCGTTACAAAATCTAATTTGCATATTGCATTATAAAATGGACGTGCTGGGAGatccttttgtctttttcctgCGATCTTGTAATTATTGTCAGTCATGCCGGAGCCAGCCAAGTCTGCTCCGGCCCCGAAGAAGGGCTCCAAGAAGGCAGTGACCAAGGCGCAGAAGAAGGACGGCAAGAAGCGCAAGCGCAGCCGCAAGGAGAGCTACTCCGTGTACGtgtacaaggtgctgaagcaGGTCCACCCGGACACCGGCATCTCGTCCAAGGCCATGggcatcatgaactccttcgtcAACGACATCTTCGAGCGCATCGCTGGCGAGGCGTCGCGCCTGGCTCACTACAACAAGCGCTCGACCatcacatccagggagatccagacgGCCGTGCGCCTGCTGCTTCCCGGAGAACTGGCCAAGCACGCCGTGTCTGAGGGCACCAAGGCcgtcaccaagtataccagctccaagtgaGCCACTGGCTGCTTGATCAGACTCCAGCACTTCCAAAGGCTCTTTTCAGAGCCATCCACGGTTTCCAAAGAGAACTGGCACTTAATTGATGTAACTTTAGAAGTAGGTAAAAGCagtattgggcttccccggtggcttagaggcgaagaatctacctgtaatg from Bos indicus isolate NIAB-ARS_2022 breed Sahiwal x Tharparkar chromosome 23, NIAB-ARS_B.indTharparkar_mat_pri_1.0, whole genome shotgun sequence carries:
- the H1-5 gene encoding histone H1.5 — translated: MSETAPAETAAPAPVEKSPAKKKATKKTASGGAAKRKATGPPVSELITKAVAASKERNGLSLAALKKALAAGGYDVEKNNSRIKLGLKSLVSKGTLVQTKGTGASGSFKLNKKAAAGEAKPKAKKAGAAKAKKPAGATPKKPKKAAGAKKAVKKTPKKAKKPAASGVKKVAKSPKKAKTAAKPKKAAKSPAKPKAVKPKAAKPKTSKPKAAKPKAAKAKKAAPKKK
- the H2AC16 gene encoding histone H2A type 1, with amino-acid sequence MSGRGKQGGKARAKAKTRSSRAGLQFPVGRVHRLLRKGNYAERVGAGAPVYLAAVLEYLTAEILELAGNAARDNKKTRIIPRHLQLAIRNDEELNKLLGKVTIAQGGVLPNIQAVLLPKKTESHHKAKGK
- the LOC109576640 gene encoding histone H2B type 1-C/E/F/G/I, which codes for MPEPAKSAPAPKKGSKKAVTKAQKKDGKKRKRSRKESYSVYVYKVLKQVHPDTGISSKAMGIMNSFVNDIFERIAGEASRLAHYNKRSTITSREIQTAVRLLLPGELAKHAVSEGTKAVTKYTSSK